Proteins from a single region of Equus asinus isolate D_3611 breed Donkey chromosome 17, EquAss-T2T_v2, whole genome shotgun sequence:
- the MUS81 gene encoding crossover junction endonuclease MUS81 — translation MAAPVRLGRKRPLPACPNPLFVRWLTEWRDEAASRGRRTQFVFQKALRSLRRYPLPLRSGKEAKILQHFGDGLCRMLDHRLQQHRASGGDHALGSPSGAKSPAPEGPPAEEVQDPSMPVPAQPKAGGSGSYWPARHSGARAILLLLYREHLNPSGHSFLTKEELLQRCAQKAPRVAPGSTRPWPALRSLLHRNLVLRTHQPARYSLTPEGLELAQKLAESEGPTWLNVGIGPEEPPGEEPEVPGAASAELDASEGSVQQPPLELGPGEYRVLLCVDVGETKGAGHRPELLRELQRLHVTHTVRKLHIGDFVWVAQETRPSDPARPKELVLDHIVERKRLDDLCSSIIDGRFREQKFRLKRCGLGRRVYLVEKHGSVHNLSLPESTLLQAVTNTQVIDGFFVKRTADIKESAAYLALFTRGLQRLYQGHTLRSRPWGIPGDPESGAGPSPNPLCSLLTFNDFNAGAIKNKAQSVREVFARQLMQVRGVSGEKAAALVDRYSTPASLLAAYDTCATPKEQEMLLSTIKCGHLQRNLGPSLSRTLSQLYCTYGPLT, via the exons ATGGCGGCGCCGGTCCGCCTGGGCCGGAAACGCCCGCTGCCGGCTTGCCCCAACCCGCTCTTCGTACGCTGGCTGACCGAGTGGCGGGACGAGGCAGCCAGCAGGGGTCGCCGCACGCAGTTCGTGTTTCAGAAG GCGCTGCGCTCCCTCCGGCGGTACCCACTGCCCCTGCGCAGCGGCAAGGAAGCTAAGATCCTCCAGCACTTCGGAGACGGGCTTTGCCGGATGCTGGACCACCGGCTGCAGCAGCACCGAGCATCGGGCG GTGATCATGCCCTGGGATCACCATCTGGAGCGAAGAGTCCAGCTCCGGAAGGGCCACCTGCTGAAGAAGTCCAGGACCCTTCCATGCCA GTTCCTGCACAGCCCAAAGCAGGAGGTTCTGGCAGCTACTGGCCAGCTCGGCACTCAGGAGCACGAGCAATACTGCTGCTGCTCTACAGGGAGCACCTG AATCCTAGTGGCCACAGTTTCTTAACGAAGGAGGAGCTGCTACAGAGGTGTGCGCAGAAGGCTCCCAGG GTGGCCCCTGGGAGTACTCGACCCTGGCCAGCCCTCCGCTCCCTCCTCCACAGGAATCTGGTCCTCAGGACACACCAACCAGCCAG GTACTCACTGACCCCGGAGGGTCTGGAGCTGGCCCAGAAGCTGGCCGAGTCAGAGGGCCCGACTTGGCTGAATGTGGGCATCGGGCCAGAGGAGCCCCCTGGGGAGGAGCCTGAAGTGCCAGGAGCAGCCTCAGCCGAGCt TGATGCCAGCGAAGGGAGCGTCCAGCAACCGCCACTGGAGCTGGGGCCTGGAGAATACAGGGTGCTGTTGTGTGTGGATGTTGGCGAGACCAAGGG GGCAGGGCACAGGCCAGAGCTGCTCCGGGAGCTGCAGCGGCTGCACGTGACCCACACGGTGCGCAAGCTGCACATTGGGGACTTTGTGTGGGTGGCACAGGAGACCAGGCCCAGCGATCCAG CGAGACCGAAGGAACTAGTCCTAGACCACATTGTGGAGCGCAAGCGGCTGGATGACTTGTGTAGCAGCATCATCGATGGTCGCTTCCGGGAGCAGAAG TTCCGGTTGAAGCGCTGTGGCCTGGGACGCCGAGTATACCTGGTGGAGAAGCATGGCTCAGTGCACAACCTCAGCCTTCCCGAGAGCACACTGCTGCAGGCTGTCACCAACACTCAG GTCATTGATGGCTTCTTTGTGAAGCGCACAGCGGACATTAAGGAGTCAGCTGCCTACCTGGCCCTCTTCACGCGGGGCCTTCAGAGACTCTACCAG GGCCACACGTTACGCAGTCGCCCCTGGGGAATCCCAGGGGACCCTGAATCAGGGGCTGGGCCCTCCCCAAACCCTCTCTGCTCGCTCCTCACCTTCAATGACTTCAACGCGGGAGCCATCAAGAACAAG GCCCAGTCGGTGCGCGAGGTGTTCGCCCGGCAGCTGATGCAGGTGCGCGGAGTGAGTGGGGAGAAGGCAGCAGCCCTGGTGGATCGGTACAGCACCCCCGCCAG cctacTGGCCGCCTATGACACCTGTGCCACCCCCAAGGAACAGGAGATGCTGCTGAGCACCATCAAGTGTGGCCATCTGCAGAG GAATCTGGGGCCCTCCCTGAGCAGGACCTTGTCCCAGCTCTACTGCACCTACGGCCCCCTAACCTGA